The nucleotide window AACAATACTTTTTGAACTTCCAATCGTGAGATTTGTAGAAGAAAGAAATATAGACAGGATCAAAGTAATTTCTTTGGGAATCCTTTCTATGTCAATAAGCCTATTATTATTACTTATTGACAATTGGAGTGGTGTTATAATCCTTATGATATGTTTCATGTCAATTGGAATTATGCTTACTTTACCTTTTGCAAATTCGTTTGCCATGAGCAGAGTACACATGAATCTCAAAGGGAGATACATAGCTATATTCACAATGAGCTACAGTTTTGCCCATATTCTAAGTGCAAAAACAAGTATGGCAATTATCGAAACTTTCTCTTATCGAGCAAACTGGTTGTTTATGGGAACACTCGGTACAATAGCATTAATACTATGTTATTGCTTATCAATAATCCTAAAGAAAGAAAGACAAAACATTGAACTCAAAATTAAAGAGTCACTTTTTTCATAAAAAAGATTCCATACCCAATCAAATTACTTCATAATAAATAAATTTGATGATAAATATTATAAAGGATAGCAAAAACTATCCTTTTTTTATTGTCCTAATTAAACCAATTCTGAATCATATAAATTGTCCAATTTTATCAAAATATTACCATTTCGAAAAGCAATCAATTATCCTAATGAGAAGTTCATTTTTTCAAATAAATTATCTTAACTCCTTTGTAATTCTATTTAAATAAAAAATGAACCACACATATATTTTATAGCTAATCTGCAAAAAAACAAATAGAAATAGCTCTATATTTCTCATAGACTACTATATATGTCTCTATGAGGTAAAAAAAAAAAAAAAAAAAATTACACCCAACTCGTTATCTTAATTCAAAAATGGCTTTTCCAGATCACAATTTTTAAAATAGCTTACTTTCCCATACCGCAAATTATTTGACAAAAAAGCACAAAAAAAGCCTTAAAACATAAATGCTTAAGGCCTTTTCTTAATAGAGAATTTAAAATTCTCTGAATTAAAACATCTAATTACCAAATAATGATAAAAAGAAAATGGGGTAATTTGTTTTTAATAAAATTCTTTTACAAATGTAATTGTGCTACATAAAAAAAAATTAAATTTTAGACTCGATGTCTTTTTTGTAACGGCTAAGCATAGCTTTAGTCATACCAATATTTCCTTTTGTAGAATCTACAGCTAGATAAATCAAGTATTCTCCGTTATCAGAAACATCAACAATGTGAATTTGATTAGTAAGCGTAAAAATAACGTCATCTATTTTCTCTTTTAATCCCAAAGAGGCAATAACGTTCATTTTTTGTTTAACTACTTCTAAATTAAACGCAGAAGCCAATTCGGGATCAAAAGAATCCACAACTGATAACGAATAATAAGAAATTCCGCTTTTAATTTCTGCAACGGCAACTGCAATGAAACCTGGTAGGTTAGTTTTTAAGTTCTCTCCGAACTCTTTTAAAAAATCTGACATAGTATATATAATTATTGGTTAAGATTTGGGGGCCAAATTATCTATTACTTTAAGAAGTAAGCCTAATTTAGAAATATCATTTGTGGTTGTAATCAAAAACAAATTATCTTCAAATTTATTTCCGATTACTAATCCAGTATCTGTTTTTAATATTAATTGTTTTAAATCGTTAAATTTCATATCCTCCAACATTTCTTTACACATGGTAAAAATAACATTGGACATTGCGGCAATATTTATTGGGTATTCTATTTTTAGAGAATCAATAACTTCTCCATTTTTATCAAAAAGCAAAGCAGTTTCTAAACCTGTTTTTTCTAATTTTCCTAAATTCATTTAACTATTTTTTTCCAGCAAAAATACATCTATCATTTACAAAAAAAAGTATTTTTGTCTTAAAATAAAAACTTTTTTTAAAAAATTTATACATATGAAAGACACAAGGAAGACGAAACTGTTAAAATCTACATTAAATAAAAAATTAGAAGACTTTAGAAAGCTTAGAATCTCAAATATTCAAAAAGAAGTAGTAATATCTGATAATAATGAAAAAACAAAGTCAAAAGGTTTCTTTTCTAAACTTTTAAACAAGTAACTTTCTTACTACCAAATACTTACAAAAAAAAACTAGATTTTTGTTTTAGAAATATAACAAAAACCTAGTTTTTTTAAGAATTAAATCAGATTAATTCCTTGAAATATTGTAGCAAGACCGTATTATTTTCTTCTGTTGGAGTAAAAATTTCCAGAATAGCAGGTTTTGTGTTTTGAGAATACAACAAATCCAATCCTTTGGACAAACTCAATTCATCATTGGCTGTAAAATAATCCAATCCAAACATTTTTGACAAATGTTCTGCTGTCAATTTATGAGATGTTTCAAAAAAAGTATTAAAAACTGGAGTTTCCGAATGTCCTGGCAAAATTCTAAATATCCCACCTCCACCGTTATTAATCAAAATAATTTTGAAATTTTTCGGGATATAATTATTCCAAAGCGCATTACTGTCATACAAAAAACCTATATCTCCGGTTATAAAAACTGTCGGTTTAAAATTGGCAACAGCCGCACCAATAGCTGTTGATGTACTGCCATCAATCCCGCTGGTTCCTCTGTTACAATACACTTCAATAGATGAATCTATTGGAATTAATTGCGCATAACGAATAGCCGAACTGTTGCTTATCTGCAATTGACTATTTTTTGGAATGCTTCCAATCACTTTTTCAAAAACTTTAAAATCTGTAAAAGGTATTTTAGCCAAATAGTTATTGTGCTTTTCTTTACGTAATTCTTTAATAGCGTTCAGTTGAGAAAAATAATCACTTTCTACTTTTGAAGTAAGTGGCAAAAATTCCTCAAAAAAAGTATTTGGTTCAACTTCAAAATGTTCTGACAAACAACCAAAAGTATCATAGGCTCTTATGGTATCGATATGCCAATGATGATCCGGTTTGTATTTTCTGAAATAAGCTTTAATACGTTTGGAAACTACCATTCCGCCAAAAGTAACGAGAATTTCGGGACGAAATTTCTTAAAATCTTCATCCGTAAAAGGTGTAATAATGGTGTCAATATTGCTGATAAAACTTTCGTGACACACATTCGAAGTGTTTTCGGTCATCACCACAACCGATTCGTCTTTGGCGAAAGCCTTAATAACTTCTTCTGTAATCGAATTAGGTTCGTTTACTCCAATTAATATCAGCTTTCGGTCAGCTTTGTTCCAAATAGACGCTGAATCCTGTAAATCTTTGTTATCTACCGTTCGGTTTACTTTTGCGGAAGCGATAATAGTACTATTAACACTCAACTCTGAGACCGTTTCATACAAAGGCTCTTCAAATGGAGCGTTGATATGCACTGGACCTTTTTTGGCAATTGCTGTGTTGATGGCCTCGTTTATTTTACGGTCATTTTCTTCGGAGGCAGCTTCTAGTAAATTGGCATTGTACAAGGAGTGATTGGCAAACACATTTACCTGACGAATGGTTTGTCCGTCTCCAATATCAATCTTGTTTTGCGGTCTGTCTGCAGAAACCACAATCAGCGGAATCTGACTATAAAAAGCTTCGGAAAAAGCAGGATAATAATTCAATAAAGCTGAACCCGAAGTACAAACCACAACTGTCGGTTTACGAGTTTGCTGAGCAATTCCCAAAGCAAAAAAAGCAGCGGAACGTTCATCTGCAATACTGTAACACTGGAAAGCGGGATTACTGGCAAAACCAATTGTAAGTGGAGCGTTTCTTGAACCAGGTGATATAATAATGTTTGTTATTCCTTTGGCTAAAAAAATCTGAAGCAGGCTTTGTGCTAAAGGTATTTTTGGATAAATCATTTAGAATATTTAAATAGTTGAAAAAAGAGAGGCAAATTTTATGCCAAAAAAACTCCTAAAAGCAGTTATGCAAATGTACGAAGTTGGCAATCCATTTTCGCCTATTTTAGTCTATTTTTCATACTTTTGGACTACAAATAAATCAAACATGGAAATTAGTTTAAGACCATACCAAACTCAGGATACGCAAGCGATATTGAATATTATTAATTATAACATTCTAAATTCCACAGCCATATACGATTACAACATTCGGAGTTACGAACAGCAAAAAGCTTTATTGGAAGATAAAATCAA belongs to Flavobacterium gilvum and includes:
- a CDS encoding roadblock/LC7 domain-containing protein; its protein translation is MNLGKLEKTGLETALLFDKNGEVIDSLKIEYPINIAAMSNVIFTMCKEMLEDMKFNDLKQLILKTDTGLVIGNKFEDNLFLITTTNDISKLGLLLKVIDNLAPKS
- the menD gene encoding 2-succinyl-5-enolpyruvyl-6-hydroxy-3-cyclohexene-1-carboxylic-acid synthase, with amino-acid sequence MIYPKIPLAQSLLQIFLAKGITNIIISPGSRNAPLTIGFASNPAFQCYSIADERSAAFFALGIAQQTRKPTVVVCTSGSALLNYYPAFSEAFYSQIPLIVVSADRPQNKIDIGDGQTIRQVNVFANHSLYNANLLEAASEENDRKINEAINTAIAKKGPVHINAPFEEPLYETVSELSVNSTIIASAKVNRTVDNKDLQDSASIWNKADRKLILIGVNEPNSITEEVIKAFAKDESVVVMTENTSNVCHESFISNIDTIITPFTDEDFKKFRPEILVTFGGMVVSKRIKAYFRKYKPDHHWHIDTIRAYDTFGCLSEHFEVEPNTFFEEFLPLTSKVESDYFSQLNAIKELRKEKHNNYLAKIPFTDFKVFEKVIGSIPKNSQLQISNSSAIRYAQLIPIDSSIEVYCNRGTSGIDGSTSTAIGAAVANFKPTVFITGDIGFLYDSNALWNNYIPKNFKIILINNGGGGIFRILPGHSETPVFNTFFETSHKLTAEHLSKMFGLDYFTANDELSLSKGLDLLYSQNTKPAILEIFTPTEENNTVLLQYFKELI